Proteins found in one Gimesia chilikensis genomic segment:
- the bioB gene encoding biotin synthase BioB — MSTQVPTSSSRWQSLADQVLSGYQLTREEGLEILNSSDDELLELLAATYRVRQKYFGKQVQLYYLKNAKSGLCPEDCGYCSQARGSKADIPKYRMLNEEKLLEGAKAADEAKAGTYCIVASGRGPTDKEVEHVASVVEKIKSEYDLRICCCLGLLNEEQAQRLSQAGVNRINHNLNTSREYYDKICSTHTYQDRLNTLKVAREAGMELCSGLIVGMGETLEDIVDATFELRTLETKSIPVNFLNSIEGTSLEAVDELDPRHCLKALCLFRMVHPSTEIRIAGGREVNLRSMQAMGLYAANSMFVSDYLTTKGQAAEADYEMISDLGFEVIVSGHEMDASSEAPELAGQTESR, encoded by the coding sequence ATGAGCACTCAGGTTCCCACATCTTCTTCTCGCTGGCAGTCGCTGGCGGACCAGGTTTTATCCGGTTATCAGCTGACCCGTGAAGAGGGTCTGGAAATCTTAAATTCATCTGACGATGAGCTCCTGGAATTGCTGGCAGCCACCTATCGGGTAAGGCAGAAATACTTTGGGAAACAGGTTCAGCTCTATTACCTCAAAAACGCCAAGAGCGGACTTTGTCCAGAAGACTGCGGTTACTGCTCACAGGCCCGCGGATCCAAGGCAGACATTCCCAAGTACCGTATGCTGAATGAAGAGAAGCTGCTCGAGGGCGCTAAGGCCGCCGATGAAGCTAAAGCAGGTACTTACTGTATCGTCGCCAGTGGACGTGGCCCCACCGACAAAGAAGTGGAGCACGTTGCCAGTGTGGTAGAGAAAATTAAATCAGAATACGATCTCCGCATCTGCTGCTGCCTGGGCCTGCTTAATGAAGAACAGGCACAGCGTCTGTCGCAGGCCGGTGTAAACCGGATCAATCACAACCTGAACACCAGCCGCGAATACTACGATAAGATCTGCTCCACTCATACGTATCAAGATCGCCTGAACACTCTGAAAGTGGCTCGGGAAGCAGGAATGGAACTCTGCAGCGGACTGATTGTCGGCATGGGAGAAACGCTGGAAGATATCGTCGATGCCACTTTTGAGCTGCGTACCCTGGAAACCAAATCGATCCCGGTCAACTTCCTGAATTCCATCGAAGGTACCTCACTGGAAGCGGTGGATGAGCTCGACCCCCGTCACTGCCTCAAGGCACTTTGCCTGTTCCGCATGGTTCATCCCTCAACGGAAATCCGGATTGCAGGCGGACGCGAAGTAAACCTGCGTTCGATGCAGGCCATGGGGCTCTATGCTGCGAATTCCATGTTCGTCAGCGACTACCTCACAACCAAAGGGCAGGCCGCAGAAGCAGATTATGAAATGATTTCTGATCTCGGATTCGAAGTCATTGTATCGGGCCACGAAATGGATGCATCCTCTGAAGCCCCCGAACTGGCAGGACAAACCGAGTCCCGCTGA
- a CDS encoding DUF1559 domain-containing protein, translating into MKSRKGTSKRGFTLIELLVVIAIIAILIALLLPAVQQAREAARRSTCKNNLKQIGIAIHNYADTHTVFPLGYVNQTSSSTDFTWAWSTFLLPFVDQAPLYNAINPNGGLLFPAANTTYNGQPALQTAIPVYRCPSSVVPVINNQRTDSVPSGYGSLSYPAVSGHVAALTGTPVTTYQDKGTFYPRSSVRFRDFTDGTSNTILVGERAFQFTGTVTQQPYAAIWAGGRTNNIGTSGIITSLKEDSLGVVSDATRINLKSGPAHRGFSSQHVGGCHFLLGDGTVRFISENINSSDYNSSNGPAAMGTYQKLAIINDGQVLGEF; encoded by the coding sequence ATGAAGAGTCGTAAAGGAACCTCAAAGCGTGGGTTCACATTGATTGAGTTACTTGTCGTGATTGCCATCATCGCAATCCTGATTGCACTGCTTCTGCCCGCCGTACAGCAGGCCCGTGAAGCAGCTCGTCGTTCTACCTGCAAGAACAACCTGAAGCAGATCGGCATCGCTATTCACAACTACGCCGATACTCACACTGTTTTCCCACTCGGTTATGTCAACCAGACCAGCAGCTCAACTGACTTTACCTGGGCATGGTCTACCTTCCTGCTGCCATTTGTCGATCAGGCACCACTTTATAACGCAATCAACCCGAATGGTGGTCTGCTCTTTCCCGCAGCAAACACCACCTACAACGGTCAGCCCGCTTTACAAACAGCAATTCCTGTTTACCGCTGCCCATCGTCTGTCGTACCTGTGATCAACAACCAGCGAACTGACAGCGTTCCCAGTGGTTACGGCTCTCTCAGCTATCCAGCCGTTTCTGGTCACGTAGCTGCTCTGACCGGAACCCCGGTTACCACCTACCAGGACAAGGGAACATTTTACCCCCGCAGCAGTGTCCGATTTCGTGATTTTACTGACGGAACATCCAACACAATTCTGGTTGGCGAACGTGCCTTCCAGTTCACAGGAACTGTCACTCAGCAGCCATACGCTGCCATCTGGGCCGGCGGACGTACTAACAACATCGGTACCAGCGGAATCATCACCAGCCTGAAAGAAGACAGCCTGGGTGTCGTTTCTGATGCAACTCGTATCAACCTGAAATCAGGTCCTGCTCATCGTGGATTCAGCAGCCAGCACGTAGGTGGTTGCCACTTCCTGCTGGGTGATGGTACTGTTCGCTTCATCAGCGAAAACATCAACTCTTCTGACTACAATTCATCCAATGGCCCCGCAGCCATGGGAACTTATCAGAAACTGGCGATCATCAATGATGGACAGGTTCTGGGCGAATTCTAA
- a CDS encoding DUF4159 domain-containing protein, producing MNKTLISLAAAGIILIVATICIGQYRSRTPMDRNGVPEWKVDPEFQHDVFTFVRIRYNSHRGWRRWATDYPDSDLNFSYRLQQLTSLKVDPEGRILELTDEELFHYPFIYLIEPGSLEFTEEEVTALRRYLTNGGFMMVDDFWGEAEWDNFAWEMKRVFPDRELVDIPLEHPIFHCVYDLKEKPQVPSIGVAQWGRSEGITWEREDAREVHYRGLFDDSGRLMAVVCHNTDLGDGWEREGEDKWYFREFSEKKAYPLGINIVFYAMTH from the coding sequence ATGAACAAAACCCTGATTTCACTGGCAGCCGCAGGCATCATACTGATCGTCGCCACGATCTGTATTGGACAGTACCGCTCCCGCACCCCGATGGACCGGAATGGTGTTCCGGAATGGAAAGTTGATCCCGAGTTCCAGCACGACGTCTTCACCTTCGTCCGCATCCGCTACAACTCACACCGGGGCTGGCGCCGCTGGGCTACCGATTATCCAGACAGTGACCTGAACTTCTCCTACCGTCTACAGCAATTAACTTCGCTGAAAGTCGATCCCGAAGGTCGAATCCTCGAACTGACGGACGAGGAGCTTTTCCATTACCCGTTCATCTATCTGATTGAGCCCGGTTCCCTTGAATTTACGGAAGAGGAAGTCACCGCCCTGCGACGTTACCTGACCAACGGTGGCTTCATGATGGTGGATGATTTCTGGGGAGAAGCCGAGTGGGATAATTTCGCCTGGGAAATGAAACGTGTTTTTCCGGACCGCGAACTGGTCGACATCCCACTTGAGCATCCCATTTTCCATTGTGTGTATGACCTCAAAGAAAAACCACAAGTCCCCAGTATCGGCGTCGCCCAGTGGGGACGCTCTGAAGGAATTACCTGGGAACGGGAAGATGCCCGGGAAGTGCATTATCGCGGCCTGTTCGATGATAGCGGCCGATTGATGGCGGTTGTCTGTCACAATACCGATCTGGGTGATGGCTGGGAACGGGAAGGGGAGGACAAATGGTATTTCCGTGAGTTCTCAGAAAAGAAAGCTTATCCCCTGGGGATTAACATTGTGTTTTATGCCATGACCCATTGA
- a CDS encoding AAA family ATPase, translating into MNLKLVSPDVSDTDERIFEMLQNSRQQIDREISKAVIGQKEIIDQLLIALFAGGHCLITGAPGLAKTLLVNSLAQVFKLKSQRIQFTPDLMPADITGTEILAGDTSESRAMKFVKGPVFTNILLADEINRTPPKTQAALLEAMQEKQVTVTGIRYELEKPFFVLATQNPIEMEGTYPLPEAQLDRFMFNLVIDYLSEDDEVAVVTQTTARNSEPIEPLFTGNDIQQFHGFVREVPVAEEIVRYAVQLCAASRPHQENTPEFINEWVNWGAGLRAAQSLILGAKARAVLRGRVHVTQEDIEALLAPVLRHRVLINYRAEAEGITVEQVVQKLIETIPAPVKG; encoded by the coding sequence GTGAATTTGAAACTTGTCTCCCCCGATGTCAGCGACACTGACGAGCGCATCTTTGAAATGCTGCAGAACAGTCGACAGCAGATTGACCGCGAAATTTCGAAAGCAGTCATTGGGCAAAAAGAAATTATCGACCAGCTCCTGATTGCACTGTTTGCCGGCGGACATTGTCTGATTACAGGTGCTCCGGGACTGGCAAAAACTCTGCTGGTAAATTCCCTGGCCCAGGTCTTCAAACTGAAATCTCAGCGTATTCAGTTTACTCCTGACCTGATGCCCGCCGACATCACGGGGACGGAAATTCTGGCAGGTGATACATCTGAATCACGAGCGATGAAGTTCGTCAAAGGCCCCGTCTTCACCAATATTCTGCTCGCAGATGAAATTAACCGTACGCCTCCCAAAACACAGGCTGCTCTGCTGGAAGCGATGCAGGAAAAACAGGTCACCGTCACCGGGATCAGATACGAACTGGAAAAACCCTTTTTCGTGCTGGCAACTCAGAACCCGATCGAAATGGAAGGCACATACCCTTTACCGGAAGCACAATTAGACCGCTTCATGTTTAACCTGGTCATTGATTACCTCTCTGAGGATGATGAGGTGGCCGTTGTGACCCAGACGACAGCCCGCAATTCTGAACCGATCGAACCACTGTTTACCGGAAATGATATCCAGCAGTTCCATGGTTTTGTGCGTGAAGTACCTGTTGCCGAAGAGATTGTCCGTTACGCGGTTCAACTTTGTGCCGCTTCCCGGCCACACCAGGAGAATACTCCGGAATTTATCAATGAGTGGGTCAACTGGGGTGCCGGATTACGTGCAGCCCAGAGTCTGATTCTGGGCGCCAAAGCCCGGGCCGTCCTGCGGGGTCGAGTTCATGTCACCCAGGAAGATATTGAGGCCCTGCTGGCACCAGTCCTGCGTCACCGCGTTCTGATCAACTATCGCGCAGAAGCCGAGGGGATCACCGTGGAACAGGTTGTGCAGAAATTGATCGAGACCATTCCCGCCCCCGTCAAAGGATGA
- a CDS encoding terpene cyclase/mutase family protein, translating into MNSGRLRASDLSNSSAAENETTPTFKIFPSTEAAPFDHPDQLLKGIARSRDYLLSLQDPDGYWCGELEGDSILESEYILLLAFLGKQHSEEAIQCANYLLDIQMPEGGWNMYPEGPIEISAAVKAYFALKLTGHSPDAEYMQRARKAILAAGGVEAVNSFTRFYLALLGVIPYSKCPAVPPELMLIPRWMPFNIFEMSAWSRTILVPLSILWEYRPSVTLPEDQGINELFTGSPENYPRNVPKSEALDSLKKKTWFDWHRFFQVVDQGFKLVENLGIKPFRKRAVNEAYQWMQERFDHSDGLGAIFPPIIWTVIALKCLGEDESSPDIQRALKELKKLQIKDGDRIRLQPCKSPVWDTAISTIALREAGVSNRHPAIRQSVKWLLSQEARIPGDWVNSSKSQTPGGWYFEFNNEFYPDVDDTTMVIMALRRCLPKNLKQDQWLTDFLVNPEWNPYEEDLDTEAIVAGRSESREQAFADLELLQPMIGAIRRGVHWVLGMQNKDGGWGAFDRDNDRELFTQVPFADHNAMVDPSTADLTARVLEAFADVQLPISHPATQRAIQYVWSEQEDDHCWYGRWGINYLYGTWQSIVGLVEIGIPADDPRIVRAVGWLKSKQQPSGGWGETADSYADPSLRGQGEATPSQTAWALMGLMAAGEIDSAAVRRGIHYLLETQKNDGNWDEEPFTGTGFPKVFYLKYHLYRTYFPLMALARFERLRR; encoded by the coding sequence ATGAATTCAGGCAGACTGCGTGCCAGCGATCTTTCCAACAGCTCGGCAGCCGAAAACGAAACCACCCCCACCTTCAAGATTTTTCCGAGTACGGAAGCAGCCCCCTTTGATCACCCCGATCAACTGTTGAAGGGCATCGCCCGCTCACGCGATTATCTGCTCTCTCTGCAGGATCCCGACGGCTACTGGTGCGGCGAACTGGAAGGAGACTCGATTCTCGAATCAGAGTACATTCTGCTCCTCGCATTCCTCGGCAAACAGCATAGCGAAGAAGCGATCCAGTGTGCCAATTACCTGCTGGATATCCAGATGCCAGAGGGGGGCTGGAACATGTACCCCGAAGGCCCCATTGAAATCAGTGCTGCAGTTAAAGCCTATTTTGCCCTGAAACTGACGGGCCATTCGCCCGACGCTGAGTACATGCAACGGGCTCGTAAAGCGATTCTGGCAGCAGGAGGAGTCGAAGCCGTCAACAGCTTCACACGGTTTTACCTGGCACTTCTGGGGGTTATTCCCTATTCAAAATGCCCCGCTGTCCCTCCCGAACTGATGCTGATTCCACGCTGGATGCCTTTCAACATTTTTGAAATGTCAGCCTGGTCCCGCACCATTCTGGTACCTCTCAGTATTCTCTGGGAATATCGCCCCTCGGTCACACTTCCAGAAGACCAGGGGATCAACGAACTGTTTACCGGTTCCCCAGAGAACTACCCTCGGAACGTCCCGAAATCAGAGGCACTCGATTCCCTCAAGAAAAAAACCTGGTTCGACTGGCACCGCTTCTTTCAAGTCGTCGACCAGGGCTTCAAACTGGTCGAAAACCTGGGGATCAAGCCTTTTCGTAAACGGGCAGTCAATGAAGCCTATCAATGGATGCAGGAGCGATTCGATCACAGTGATGGACTCGGAGCCATTTTTCCTCCAATCATCTGGACTGTGATCGCCCTAAAATGTCTTGGAGAGGATGAAAGCAGCCCTGATATCCAACGTGCCTTGAAAGAACTCAAAAAACTACAGATCAAAGACGGCGACCGCATCCGCCTGCAGCCCTGTAAATCCCCCGTCTGGGATACCGCCATCAGCACGATCGCACTTCGGGAAGCAGGCGTCTCCAATCGTCATCCGGCCATCCGTCAGAGCGTAAAATGGCTGCTCTCCCAGGAAGCCAGAATTCCGGGCGACTGGGTCAATTCAAGTAAATCCCAGACTCCCGGAGGCTGGTACTTTGAATTCAACAACGAGTTTTACCCCGATGTCGATGACACAACGATGGTCATCATGGCCCTGCGTCGTTGTCTGCCCAAAAACCTCAAACAGGATCAATGGCTGACCGACTTCCTGGTCAATCCTGAATGGAACCCCTACGAAGAAGACCTGGATACAGAAGCGATTGTCGCAGGCAGAAGTGAGTCACGCGAACAGGCCTTCGCGGACCTGGAACTGTTACAACCAATGATCGGCGCCATCCGCAGAGGCGTGCACTGGGTCCTGGGAATGCAGAACAAAGATGGCGGATGGGGCGCATTTGACCGGGACAATGACCGGGAATTATTCACACAGGTCCCCTTTGCCGATCACAATGCGATGGTGGATCCGAGTACCGCCGATTTAACGGCCCGGGTCCTGGAAGCATTCGCCGATGTCCAGCTTCCCATCAGCCACCCCGCCACGCAACGCGCGATTCAGTACGTCTGGAGCGAGCAGGAAGACGATCACTGCTGGTACGGTCGCTGGGGAATCAACTACCTCTACGGTACCTGGCAATCGATTGTCGGTCTGGTTGAGATTGGAATCCCCGCGGACGACCCTCGAATTGTCCGCGCAGTGGGCTGGTTGAAGTCAAAACAGCAACCCAGTGGAGGCTGGGGCGAGACAGCGGACAGCTATGCTGATCCCTCCTTACGCGGACAGGGAGAGGCTACGCCTTCTCAGACCGCCTGGGCTCTAATGGGTCTGATGGCAGCAGGAGAAATCGATTCCGCTGCAGTTCGTCGAGGTATTCACTACCTGCTGGAAACCCAGAAGAATGACGGTAACTGGGACGAAGAACCATTTACCGGAACAGGCTTCCCCAAGGTCTTCTATCTCAAATACCACCTGTACCGCACCTATTTTCCGCTAATGGCTTTGGCCCGATTTGAACGCCTGCGTCGTTGA
- a CDS encoding tetratricopeptide repeat protein, with protein MQRVHRFRVWPDVSLSLLVQLRSLTLRTRPLSTLCFLLWSLTIATELSASEQEDCEHLLLTGQYQACIQASALAIEKKAYGSEWPLVKAQAELAVGQYAEAQQTINAGLKRYSWSLPLRYLAWQIYHLNNEHEAADAFLNSVHELASRSAWRYTDADSLVALGQASLQRGMDPGQVLETFFDRAIQEYPDQRAAWLASGNLALAKHDYALANETFTAGLKQVPKDPDLLFGLSQALARSDSQRAAVLAAEVLEINPRHIPARMMQVGQLINSEQYEAAKTELNQILSINPHLASAWASLAAIAHFENRPSDETAYYWQALSHHDQNPHVDYLIGKTLSEHYRFSEGATYQKQALEKEEKYLPARIQLAQDQLRLGQEVSGWGHAQQAHNQDGYDTTIFNLLELKDQLAQFKTLEDDSFIIRMETREAAIYGEQVKALLHEAKQSLCQKYGLKLNQKITVEIFPDPDDFAVRTFGMPAVSGYLGVCFGKVITANSPASQADHPANWQSVLWHEFCHVVTLELTHNKMPRWISEGISVYEERQKNAYWGETMTPQYREMILQGETTPISQLSSAFMNPKSSLHIQFAYYQSSMVVEYLVRNFGLETVRDILGDLQAGIPINVAIERRTKILGELEEEYAVWLKQQALDFAPRADWSEQDLRPLLNDDTKRFDDWIREHPDHFRGLMAYATILSEENRTAELETTLRKLVEIYPEYTGADNAAQQLAQLYQNQKRFAEEQQILDEHARINPDALGVYQRLIELYQQQGDWSAVYQTARLAHAVNPLNQDTQLSLAIACTRLDRRQEAIQAYRAILALDPHNKAEIHYQIARLLKSENQQQAKRHTLIALEQAPRFRAAHLLLLELTTENTTPRSQRN; from the coding sequence ATGCAACGAGTGCATCGTTTCCGAGTCTGGCCTGACGTTTCGTTATCGCTGCTGGTTCAGCTTCGCTCACTGACTCTTCGCACTCGCCCTCTCTCTACTCTCTGCTTCTTACTCTGGTCCCTGACAATCGCGACTGAATTATCAGCGTCGGAACAGGAAGACTGTGAGCACCTTCTCCTGACCGGCCAGTATCAGGCTTGCATTCAAGCATCTGCCCTCGCCATTGAAAAAAAGGCGTACGGCTCCGAATGGCCGCTGGTCAAAGCACAGGCTGAACTTGCCGTCGGACAATACGCTGAAGCCCAGCAGACGATAAACGCTGGCCTGAAACGCTACTCCTGGAGCCTGCCTTTACGATATCTTGCCTGGCAGATCTACCACCTGAATAATGAGCACGAAGCTGCAGACGCGTTTCTGAACAGCGTTCATGAACTCGCCAGCCGTTCTGCCTGGCGCTATACCGATGCTGACAGTCTGGTGGCGCTGGGACAGGCTTCCCTGCAACGGGGAATGGACCCTGGTCAGGTACTCGAAACTTTTTTTGATCGTGCCATCCAGGAATATCCCGACCAGCGAGCTGCCTGGCTTGCCAGTGGGAATCTCGCTTTAGCTAAGCACGATTATGCTCTGGCCAACGAAACTTTCACAGCGGGACTGAAACAGGTCCCCAAGGATCCAGATCTCCTCTTCGGACTTTCACAGGCATTAGCACGCTCCGACTCTCAACGCGCTGCTGTGCTCGCCGCCGAAGTTCTGGAAATCAATCCCCGCCACATTCCAGCACGAATGATGCAGGTTGGCCAGCTGATCAATTCGGAACAGTATGAGGCGGCCAAAACGGAACTGAATCAGATCCTTTCGATCAATCCTCATCTGGCGTCTGCCTGGGCCAGCCTGGCTGCGATCGCCCATTTTGAAAATCGTCCTTCAGATGAAACCGCCTATTACTGGCAGGCCTTAAGTCATCACGATCAAAACCCGCATGTGGACTACCTGATCGGCAAAACACTCTCGGAACATTATCGGTTTTCAGAAGGTGCCACCTACCAGAAACAGGCTCTGGAAAAAGAAGAAAAATATCTGCCGGCCCGAATTCAACTCGCACAGGACCAGTTAAGACTGGGACAGGAAGTCAGTGGCTGGGGGCATGCCCAACAGGCACACAACCAGGACGGTTACGATACGACTATATTTAATCTGCTGGAGCTGAAAGACCAGTTGGCCCAATTTAAAACTCTGGAAGATGATTCCTTCATCATTCGCATGGAAACCAGAGAAGCAGCAATTTACGGTGAGCAGGTCAAAGCTTTGCTCCATGAAGCCAAACAATCGCTCTGTCAGAAATATGGTCTCAAACTCAACCAGAAAATCACTGTCGAAATCTTTCCCGATCCGGATGATTTCGCCGTGCGTACGTTTGGTATGCCCGCTGTCTCAGGCTATCTGGGAGTCTGTTTTGGCAAAGTTATTACCGCCAACAGTCCCGCTTCGCAGGCCGATCATCCTGCTAACTGGCAGTCTGTGCTCTGGCATGAGTTCTGCCATGTCGTCACCCTGGAACTCACCCACAATAAAATGCCCCGCTGGATCAGCGAGGGTATCTCAGTGTATGAAGAACGTCAGAAGAATGCGTACTGGGGCGAGACCATGACTCCCCAATATCGCGAAATGATCCTGCAGGGAGAAACCACGCCCATCAGCCAGCTGAGTAGCGCATTCATGAACCCCAAAAGCAGTCTGCATATTCAGTTTGCGTATTACCAGTCATCCATGGTTGTGGAATACCTGGTCAGAAATTTCGGTCTGGAAACCGTACGTGATATTCTGGGTGACCTGCAGGCAGGCATCCCCATCAATGTTGCTATCGAACGTCGCACAAAGATACTGGGAGAACTGGAAGAAGAGTACGCAGTCTGGCTGAAACAGCAGGCACTCGATTTTGCTCCCCGAGCAGACTGGTCCGAACAGGACCTGCGACCGCTACTCAATGACGATACCAAACGCTTCGATGACTGGATTCGGGAACATCCTGACCATTTTCGAGGTCTGATGGCCTATGCAACGATTCTTTCAGAAGAAAACCGCACAGCTGAACTCGAAACCACCCTTAGAAAACTGGTGGAAATCTATCCTGAATATACCGGAGCAGATAACGCTGCCCAACAACTGGCTCAACTTTACCAGAATCAGAAGCGTTTCGCAGAGGAACAACAGATTCTGGATGAGCATGCCCGCATCAATCCTGACGCATTGGGAGTCTACCAGAGGTTGATCGAACTCTATCAGCAGCAGGGAGACTGGTCTGCCGTTTATCAGACGGCCCGTCTGGCCCATGCAGTGAATCCCCTGAATCAGGACACACAGCTCTCGCTTGCCATCGCCTGTACCAGGCTGGACAGGCGGCAGGAAGCGATCCAGGCCTACCGGGCGATTCTGGCATTAGATCCCCATAATAAAGCTGAAATACACTACCAGATAGCCCGTCTGCTGAAATCAGAGAACCAGCAGCAGGCAAAACGACACACACTGATCGCGCTCGAACAGGCCCCCCGTTTTCGGGCTGCCCACCTTTTACTCCTGGAATTGACAACAGAGAATACCACCCCACGCTCGCAACGGAACTGA